The following DNA comes from Falco rusticolus isolate bFalRus1 chromosome 12, bFalRus1.pri, whole genome shotgun sequence.
GTATGTAGTGAGGAAAGGAGGACATGGGCTTTCTGCTTCAGGAATTTGGTTACGTTAGTTCTACTACTTACAGAATGTTTTTTGTGCTGCCGGAGAATACCTGTATCCTTATGGTAGCAAAATAGTTACAACTTCAACTTGGGCAAGTCTGAAAGCATTGCTGAagtcctttaaagaaaaaggaaaaaaaaaaaataaaggaagctttcttttgtgatttttgcagaaaaagaaccATGTTTGAGTTGAGAACATGATGGCCTGTGGTCCTACCCAGCCTGCAGACGTTCACGCATGAGAAATATTAAAGCATGTTGCCATAGACTAATTTAGGATAACTTTATGTGGTTACTGTGGATAAGATCTGTTCTTTTAGTATCATTTGACAGGATGTAggattaattaataattttaactttaaaatactgaagtcaTGAAACACAGGCttccaaacacattttactTCTAGGGCCTTACTAGTATCAAGCTCAAAGTAAATGGTTTTTACTATTAAAGTATTCTGCCTACTCACACTTAACTCCTTCCCCTTCATCCTCCTGTGGACTCCAGAACAGCTTCTGTAATGGTTGGCCTCAGTAGGGCCTGGCCGTGTCTTTTGTTACGCAGTCATTCTTGTTAGGGTCCATTAAGAATTTTTATCTCATATTCAGTGAAGCAACACACCTCTGATTCAGATCACAGCTTCTAAACGAGTTGCTTCTTAGTTACCCTGAATCGTTTCTACCCTTTCAGGAAATGAGAACAGGAAGGCTGCTAGACTCTTTAGAGCTAGGAAGCAACAGAGAAATCCAGACTAGAAGTCTTCTCTTGGAAAGTCTGCCTAAATTTGAGCTCGGTCAGCTATTTTGGTTATCATGCAAAGGGTCTAGGTTTAGGAATCGGGGGAATTGATTATCCCTCTCTGGACCAATGATCTCTCTTTAGAAGGTTGAGAGGAATTTACTGGCAGTAAGAAGATTTATGGAACCTCTGTAAATTTCCATGTAGTGTGAGGCTGACTTATATAATGGTTGCTTCCTGCCTGTTTGTTTCTACATAAGAAATTGGAGGAACAAAGTAGAGAAATCATTTGCAGTAAATGATCTTCCAAGGTATCACTTGTGCTACAAGAGTGCTGTGTTGGACAACTTTTGGAAACTGTTGAGAAAAAAGGCTCAAGAATTGTTACTGCAGTGCTAGGGTTGCCAAGAAACACAGTTAAATTTGAAGTTTTAGTTGCAGGTATCTGTGCTATTTGCTTTTCCTCGCTATAAGTGTACTGTGCTGATTACattgctggttttttgttttttgggtttttttgtactgaGACGTTTTGTcagaacagaattattttaattcccaAAACATTTAGTCTTTGGGCTGAACAAGCAAATTAGCAACACTTTGATTAACTGACAGTAGCTAGTGATTCCTCAGAAATAGAATTTGAGTTTTGGTATTTGATAAGGGATTGAATTTTTTGGAACTGTAGTTACTTAGGCCAAGTCCTTGCACTTCAGTTTATAAACAGTCCTGATGGTTTTCTATCTGTTGATagcttcctttctctctctctcactttcTGGGTACTTGATTAATTTCTTATGGCTTGATTCCTTTTATGTGGCTgtgaaattgaaattaaatctgTGAGTATGTATTTGGGGCAAGAGGTCTTCTACCTGTTCCAAGGTATTAATTGAAGCATCATTTGGACAGGGATAAGCTTGATAAGCTTCTGAGCACCAGAAGATAAAGACAAGGTACAAAAGGAATAAACGGATATTGTTGCCTGTGactcccttccctcccagcacagagctgcttcaCCAGTCAGTGAGGACTGGGGGAGAAAGATGAGAGTTTCCTCAGGTTTGCTTAACTGGCTCTTGTCTGTGAGGTCAGGTGAGTCAGTGGTATAGTCTAGCGGGGAGAACTCAAACTTGAGTTAGCACTCATCCCATTTGAAGGGTCATAGCAATGATTTTCAATTTGAACAGGAGAATGATGAGGTTGCCTCTCAGGTTATCTGGGTCTCCCAGCTTAATTTGAAACAGTGGTTCCTGTAGGACAACCAAAGACTCTGTGCAGAAACTTTAAGGACGATAATGACTACGTGATTTAGAAGCCTTGACTCAAGAAAATCCAAAATCTTGATTCAAAGTACTCCTTAATGCCATTTAACTCAGAGGGGAGATGCTAACTGCAGCTTGCTTTACTTGGCATTTCATCCCGGTTTTGTTCAGAGCTTGAGAACAGAGAGCAGTTTGTGCTGGCTTTCCACTCTGCATTCCATGTTgtcctgcagctgtgggaggaggaggaggaggacttgGAAGCATCCCCTTGGCAGTGTGAGGCTAGCTGTCTGCATGGATACTGAGGAGTGCCATCCCTGTGTCACCTCCGCTTTGGGTGCCCAGTGTGGGAGGAACAGTGGGAAGTAGAAGGGAACAGAGAAACTGAGACAAAGATTGGGATCTGCAAGAGCTGTAAGGGACATCCCTCGGAGGGGAGGAGATGCAGAAGACAATAGAGGCAGTTAAGTGTCTTCACCCTCTTGGGTTTGGTAAGATGATGGTCACCGCAGGAGCTGAACATTTTTAGAGTAAGATTTGTAGTACTTTTTCTACCATTTGAATTTATtcctacatatttttaaagcttttctttttaaaaagaatcccttcattaaaataatttcccttgtGCAAAAATGAAACGgaagcaaatgctgttttccagattatgtcatttaaaaagcaagtttccCTTGCTTATTTAGAGGGCCTGAGTTGTTTGATTAGATTTCTATCATTGCATTGCTGTAAGTTGTTAGGAAGTGGTGCAAGTACTTTGTTTTAGGAACAGACATCTTGCATCATGCTTTTATCAAGGTTCAGAGTAACATTGCCTCAGGGCTGTCACAGCTGGGAAATAATGCTTTCTAAAAGTAATTCTAAATTTGAGTGAAGGTTATACTACTTCTACGTGCGTCAGTACCACCTACCATCAGAGATGATGTGTGTCTGTATGAAATAAATCACACTCACCAATTTAAGCAGAATTCCCATTCTTCCAATGACTTCAAAGAATGCATATGGGAAGTGACTTGTCCAATATGTAGTGGCTAATCTTGACAGGGATTGAGAAAGTCTTACTTATAAGCCTCTGCTTTAATTGCTAGGTCTTATATTACCTCTGTTCTTTGttgacttgaaaaaaatgtaaattaaaaaaccccaaaccctagtttccagtttctcttattttctgcttcttccatctGTCCTGCAGTGTAGAGATCATTAGTTTGATATTTCCAGTCGAGAGTTCTTAATATGAACTTATATGCATATAATTAATATGGCCCTTACTATACAGATGCTCGTTTTGTCTAAATCAGGATagatacaattaaaaaaacttcCCTGCAGCAGATTTCCTTTTTTGGGGTTATCTGTTTTTGTGCAGGCATGGTCTCATTTTCCTGCCTCACCTTTAATTCTCGCTAAATGAATGgcattgtaaaaaaatttgGTTTAAGTCATTAATACATCCTCCATGTAAAtacctgggggaggggggggggaagagaatCTTCCTGCTTTATATCTGTTCACCTGCTGTCTTAGAACAGCCTTGCACAAGTTCATATGGTAGTTCTTACAGTAAATCTTACTTTTCTTATACTAAATCTGGCTTTTTAGTGTATGTGTCTGCTGAATCCTCAGCTTGCTTAGAAATCTGCTTCTGTTATTACAATAAGTTTTCCTGGtattaatttaattacattaaattacCAAAAGTACGTGCTTAGCCTGAATGtgtggaaaaatacattattttaatcaaTAATGGCCAATTATTTCATGCAATTAAATATATTACCTTGTAAAGGTTAATCTTTCGCTCTAAAGCGTAAGTTAATTTGTGGTGTGTAAACTAACcccaaaatgtgtgtgtgttttgtgtttttatttttccccacagtttttgatgatgaagaagaaagcaagttGTCTTACACAGAAATTTATAAGGAGTACCAAGCTCTGGTGAGCATTATTCCCTGTTTGTGATAGATTTCtaagaaatacaatttaaagTGTTAAAGCAGTATTTAGATGAAATTTTAATTGTGCTATCTTTTGTTATTTAGTTTTCTAACATTGCCTGTTATAATTGTTATTTAGAAGTCCTTTGAGTCGTAGCCGTCTTACGCATTTTTATGCTTAAACACAAGATAGTAGAAAAGAAGCTTCAACAGTCATATCTCTTATGCCAtgttacttatttttcattaagattAATAAATCCACGAGCTAAAATACTGTACTTAGAAGCTTGATAATATTCAGATTTTCTGTCAAGTTAAAATGACAAACAGCACAGTGTCTGAGAAATGTGTATAACTTCTATTTTGTTCACTGATGAGCCTGGTAAATCTTTTGAGTTAACTTTCAATTGTCAGAAAAAACTACAGGAGATGTGTGGAGCATGCTTAAAATACCTATAAACCAATGCATActgatttctaaaaaaaaatttttttctaacaagGATTAGTAATATGTGGTGTTAAAAAAGCGTCAACTTAATAAATACAGACCAACATCCATTTTTGCTGTGACCCTGGAGGGTTTCAGACACACAGACTGACAACAAGTGCTTTTACCCACAGGGCAAAAATTGGTGAGGAATACTAGCCAGGAGTCTGGGGAAAAGGTGGAGGAAGAGAAATTCTTGGAAATTGGAGAAGCTAAATTAAGTAGTTACCAAATTTAGCAATGAAAACAGTTCATGAAAGTAAACAAGGCCTGATGTatcagaaaaatcaattatatTATTGCAGTGATCTTCATTTGAGTTTAAAAAAGACAATGCCAGCAGAAAAGAATGtacagttataaaaaaaaaattaatacgATCCTTAGGGAAAAACCTCTTAGAAAGTAAGGCTTATACTTTTTTATAGGTTGAAAAATTATTAGAAGACTATCTTAAAGAAGTTGGAATTAATGAAGAGAAATTTCAAGAGGCTTTTTCATCTCCTCTTGCAAAGACACGCACTTCACAggtattttcctttgttaagGAAGGTACAGATTCAATTTTTAGCTTTCTATTTTCACTAATACAGCAGGGTAGAGATGAAACTTGGAAAACTTTACTTGGTAAAAGTGTAGTTTTCTAAAACataatgtgtgtgtttgtattatGAACTTTGACCAGAAAAATGTGCATCTTGAAAATAATGACAGATACTTGTGTGGTGTCAGGCACCTTTTGAGATTAATCTTCTGtgctttgtgtgttttaaaacaaacctctAAGCTTAGGGTATTTCTGCCACctttatttgcttatttgtcAGTTTTAGTCTTCAGTCTGTTTACAGCAGCAGACAAAGATTAAAACAGTAGACATattccatgaaataaaaaatgttttcctctgtaataaaacagtaaaatctgTAAGACAAACATTGGCCTTGAGGCATGTTTAGGCAGCCCTTCACCTGCCCAAAGATatctttcagaatattttgggTATGTCGGGCAGAGGAGTGGgagcttctgctgctggtttaAATTGGGCTTTGTTGACATATCTCCTCCTAGATGTGTAACAAACTTCTTCAGAGTGTGCATTCCTCACTCAAGCTTATGCATTTGTTCAGGAAGTCAAATGAATTGCAGTTGTAATCTTAGACAGGGGACCCCTCCAGGTTTTGTGATAATATTGTAGACATGTTAATCTAAAGACATAAACCATCAAATTATCTTCTTGACTATTAGCTCAACTTGtatggctggaaaaaaagacagatagGAGTATTAAGTATAAGTATTAAAAACATGCTCCACTGAATTTAAATCTTAACCATCTCAGTCTGCTTGAAATTATATTAAGATTTCTTTAGGggttttaattttgtgcatATCTTCCCACCCACAGGCCATTTTGCAAACAGTGTTGGCAGCAGAAGATTTtagactatttaaaaaaatgatggtacagaaaaatattgaaatgcaATTGCAAGCTATTAGAatcattaaagaaagaaatggtaaGGAGTGGTAAATGTGGGGTTTCACTTCATCCTTTTTAGCGTTCTTTTGATGACTGTGTAATCCATTTATAAGCGAGTATAGAGTACTGGTTCAGTTAATGAAAGTAATTCAGTTGATTTTACTGGGACTAGGATTTCATTGCTTAGTCCTTGGCTTGCGTTCTCAGTGACAGCTGTCTCTATGTTCCTTTCTAAATTAACCgattttccagttctgtttgtgtaatttttttctgtgaaacttgGCTTAGACTTAGGTTTTGTTAATGAATTTTTGTGCTAATTTTGAGTGTTAAAGCAATTATTATCAGTTCATCAACAAAGACAACACTGATAGTTTGAACTATGCTACTTACAAAGGAATGATGCTGTGCTATCTGCTGTGCCTAACTTTGCAATTCACACCGTACAGTTGCATCTGAAAAATCCATATAGAAAGCAGAAGGCTTTCATTGTGCTAATACATGCACACTTttagagaagagaaaataatttacatccAACTTTGCTGGTCTGttgatgtttctgaaagaattttCATCTACCCACTCCTTTcttccatgtaaaaaaaaaagttttaccattttgttttgacttctgcatgcatgtttttttcaggaaataattttggaaCTTTAACTTTCATACAACAGATAAATTTGAAAATGGTTGTTAGCCATGGCTGAACTGCAGTCTGTAGGAAATGCCATATAGTGGTCAATGCAGAGTATGATTTATGCTTTACCCTTAGACGTCAAATCATTGTTCAGAAACCTTTGCCTTTTTGCTGCTAGCAGCTTGATGCCTAGGATCCAGAATCCTTTTGGAAACAGTTAAAGGAGGAAGACTTAGAtgggggttttctgtttgtttgtttttgttttttctttgttctctctGTGCTCCATTTGGCATCATTCTTCAggcaaagtaattttctttagaGTAATGCATAAATTGTGctatggttttttttatagGTGTGTTGCCCGACTGTTTGACAGAGGGTTCTGATGTATTCAGTGAAattgaagaagaagaaatgaagatacTGAGGGAGGTTCTAAGGTACAAAATGAATCTGTCCTTCTTTGTatgttactttaaaataaaaaataaaggtatgtAGGACCTAACTCTTCTAGCCTTTTCCAGGAGGCCACCTTCATCACACAGATGACATGAATGTTCTTGTCAAAATCCTACCTAAGAGAAAATGAATGGTGCTAGACAGTGGGTGTGATCAGGAATATTGAAGACTCAGGGAGAACTGCTCTGCCACGATGAAGTGTCTTGATGATGCGTAGAATGACGTGCAACTTTGAGCCCCATCCTTTCCATCCTCCCCTGAATCTCCAGGTAGAACTAAAGTTAGCCCTGGGGTCGATGTCTCTGGACATAGCTGTAATTCATTCAGGGAACACCCTAAACAATAAAGCCTTGGAAAGgcaaattctggttttgaagtAGGCCTTATACCTTTCTATAGCTTCCTTCTTAGTTGAGTTCAACGACTGTCGCTGTGATCTAAGATGATGTGTGAGGACTGACACAACTTCTATAGGTTCTCCTCCACTCCCAGTTCACATATATATAAGCATAATCTGAAATAATAGCAGATTAATCCATTTACATTATATTAATTTATGCTATTTTCCCTCTGTATTCTGGAAATGCTTCCCTTCCTGTCTTTAAATGAGCAGATGAAACAAGGGATAGATAAGCCCTGGAAATTCTTACGCTATTATTTTTGCACAGAGAAAGGTAGACTGGGGATGGTGGCTTCTGTGTGTTTAtcataattatttatttctattacaAGTGCCTTTTCACTTAAGTCATGGGAGTATTTTGGATACTAACAAATTTGTATTATGTTGTAATTGTTTTGATAGCCCTCAAATATTTAATCAGTGCTAGATTTACCTACAAGTCACTAAAGAAGTTTTGAGCATTTACTTGTATTTTGTGTTACAGAAAATCTAAGGAAGAATatgaaacagagcaagaaagaaagaggactGAAGAAGTGAGTATCTTACCTTTCCAGATGAGTTATATTGATGATTAAGAAATACTCTGATATTCCTGTCCTGGGTGTTGATTCTGTCACTGTAAGGCACTGTGTACCATCCTCAGCAAACAGTCTCTCAGGAGGGTCTTACTGATGCTTCCTTTTGAAAGGTCTGTTCTGTTGTTTACGTTTTTTCTGATGGTATCATTGACACTAGCGCTATACATGACACCGTTAACCATCGGCCATTTGGCAGAGCTCATGTGGTAAGCGTATTCCCTCTTTGGTATCAAAATTCTAAAATCCTGATAATGGATGTCAACCTTTTGGATCCAGAGAACATCTGAATTACTGATATTGTCAAGATCAAAGAGACTTCAAAGTATAAGCTTCTTAGAGATTATAGCATTCATAATCCTTCAGGAATTTTAAGGATCACTTCATGGGCAGTAAGTCTGCACAGTAGTGCCAGAACCTAATCACCAGGAACCAGAAATCCTCTCCAAGTTAGACCATCATTTGGTCTCCATCAGAGTAAACCATGTAACTGAATGTAAATGGGGACTGGCTAAATTGCCATTTGTTCAGCAACTGAGAAACAaattgaaattgaaataaattgcaGTGGAATCGTGGCAATAAACCTCCCCTTCATTgggaaaacatacaaaaatagcTGGGATTGTAGGCTGTTTCAAAAGGGAGCAGAATTgttcttttgttcatttctgtCATTAGGGAATTGAGCTTGCtaaatttgaaaagagaaagtgctgtttcttcagcctgaACTGACAAAGGAAACTGCCTGGAGACCAAAAGTGGCTGCTGTGGAGGTTGACACTCCCCAGTTCAAAACCCATGATAGGTGCAGATGATGGCTATGCTATTGAATGCAAGACTTGAACAGCTGGGACGTTCTACCAAACTATACCTCTCTCCCAGTGTGTGATGCTGTGGAAAAGTGGTGGCAAAACTTCTTTCCGGTATTACTATGGTAGATTCCAGGAAATGAGACACCCATTCTACTGGATTTCTTGCAAAATAACCGGGAAACTCAAGCTTTGGCTCTTTTAAGAATTCCAGTTACATTAGGATGCAGGCTTATCAAAATCAGCCAAGGCAAATTCAAGCCAGCCAAGAGTATCAATATTCTTGATAAACAAGATAGATTACAGAGGCCCCAGTCAAGTTCATCTGGATGGAGAAGGTGATACTTACCGTTCAAGAATACGtttttgttagaaaatgttttaatatgaaataatattttcatgaatGCTGGGGTGTTCTGACATAAATTAGATGGTTGATGAACAGCATGGACACTTTCTGGGCAAATCCCAGCTGGCTTTACAATTTTGAGAGGTGGGCTACATTGTCAAGATTTCCCAGACAAGTATAGGAGTGAAACAATAGTGTCAGAGATTATCCAGACCTATTGTTTCCATTCAGCTGATTGTTTCTCCGTTTCTGTGGTAACTTGGGTGTACGTTCCTGGTTCTCTTACTGTATTGTATTTTTCTGGTGGACAGAGGTCTGCTTGAAAGTCACAAGCAAAGTgtggcacacacacacacacacacacacacacacaccccattATCTGTTTGTAGCTGGGAAACAAGGTACTAATTTGCCTAATATGCTAAATTCTGGTGATTGATTAGGGAACAGGTTTTGaactaaaataagaaatgctgaCTGACAAGTCTAAGCCAGTAAGAACCTTCCTATTAGTAAACCAAAATAAgtagtttgcttttgtttgttttgactATGTAGTGTAAACAACACAATTTTAACTGAAAGTCCTTTTGGGAGCTTTCTTGCCCCTGAGGTGCAGTGGCAGGAAAATGTaatgcttggttttgtttgttttttaatttgaggCACGTGGTAAACTTAAATCACCAGATGTTAGCTACAGTTCTCCAGGAGATTCAAGAGAAGCCATAAAAGTGAAGGAGTCCATGGAGGGAGCTGATGATTCTGAAGGAACTCCAAAACTTCCATTAGGTAACTCCATGGGGAAGTGCAATGCTGAGTGTGCAATATGATactattttcaaattattgGAGTGTTCCCTCATAGCAAGGTTTTAAGAACTTGGCTGGATGAGGCTGTGAGTAAACCATCCTATCTTTGAAGTgagccctgctttgagcagagtATTTGTGCTGGGTGGCCTGCAGAAATGCCTTCCACCCAGAGTTGGTATGTTACTCAGCGATGTTCTAAGTCGTCTCCAATTGGAGCAGAAACACAGGAGTCcaacagcagttttcttctttcagtttactGTGCTTATGCTGCCACGACTGTTAAGTACAATGTTTCCTGTAAGCAACTATGAAtcatttacttaaaatattatgCTTTCTCTCCCTGTGTGTGGCCATTATAGATTTAATGTATAATTGTACAACACTTCTTCATAGCAAGCGAGCATTTCTGAAGGAACTAACCTTGTGCTGTCAAGCTGAATTGTCAGATCACCAAACTGaaccttttttgtgtttgggtcAGGTTCTTGTTACTCATTTAAATCTTTTcaattttacctttttgtttttgagtgGGATTGTGACACTTGCCAACTCACAGTGCCACGGAGAGCTCTTTTAAGTAGTTTTTACCCCAGTTATGTAGTGAAAATGGTCTGGATTGTTTGTAGATAATTATTTACTGGAGAGCATGACCAAGCCAGTGCTTTTAAGGGAGGAGAATAAAAGGAATCGCTGGTTGTAATGAATGCGCCCTTGGTATGTTTGTGTTGCAGCTAAAGCACAAGGGTGCTGACCTGTTCAGGAAAGCAGGAAGATTCTTAGGTGGCAAGaagcatatatgtgtgtgtgtgtgtgtatacatgcacACGCACATATaggtatgtatgtatacacacacacatatctaTGTATATGGGTGTACGTTGTCGATGTTCAAAACCAGGTTGCATCTCAGTGGGATCTGCTGTCTTAAGAGGTTGTGAAAAATTTGTAACGATATCCTAAGGTCGCTTAGAAGAAGACGGTTCCAACCTTGGGAAATAATAGCCTGTGCTGtctttcagttacatttttcctttctctcttacTTGTCTCTGTATGCTTTCACACCGGAAGTTTTCATACCGCAGACACTTGAGCTGGATACTTTTAGCCTTGGTAGTACCTTTGGGCCATACTTGCTCCTTGCTTTTTCGTTTGATGGCCATTAACAGATGAAGTGGTTGTAGGACCCTCTTCTTTTGAACTGAATTAGTGTCTTTCACAGTTTCACattaggaaactgaaaaaaaaaaattgtcactgACCTTTTTAAATATGGTTGTTGTtccccctcccccgctcccctcccccgTTATCCCTTCTGTCCTTTGGTTGAGGCATTTATTTGAactcttctctcccttccacCCTTGGAAGTATGCAAAAGGCCTGCAGGTATACTTGCACTCTTCTCCCAGCCTGCTCTTAGTTCTCTTATTTTTCGCTCAGTAGTgccaccactaaactatgtcgGTCCTGCAGTGGCTGCTTCCCTGATTCATGGGGAAGGCACATGAATCTAGCAAACACCCAATCTGAGGACTTAATCCTGGGCTTGAGAGACAGGAGGTCGTGATGCTCAGGAGTCAGGACTTCTCTGCACTTGAGCGCAGCACATCTGTGCTGTCCAAGTGCCTGctcagctggtgctgagcatTGCCGTGCTCTTTAAATGCCAAAGAAGAGACAGGTCTACAAAAAGTTCAGCTTCTTGGAAATCTTCGTCCTTGCAGACCTGGCATCTTGTGGCAGCATAGCTGTCCAAAGAGGCTACTGAGAAAGTTTGCCACAGCTCATCCTCTAGTATTGTCTTCTAGAAAAGTGGTTTTGGGTAGTGGTGGCAAAAATTAAGAAGAATCTGCATGGGGAATCTTCTTCCATGCCCCTTCCTCACAAAGAACTGAGAGGACCAGCCTCCAGAGCAGCCTGTGATTGCCCGCCTCTAAAACCTGGGTTCCCAACTAAAGGTTCGTCTCGGATAATGGGATCATATCCTCGGCTTGACTGACTTCCTCTTGGTGCCAGATACAACTCTGggaacagaaacagcaagaacCTTTCACCAAGGGTTTGTGCCCTGGTCTTCTCTCACCTGGGCTGGTCCCTGACCCTCACAGCCCACCAGACCTATGCTTGGGTCCTGGCTCTGCGTTATTACTGGCAGGGTTGCGTTACCAAGGAACAGGACAGCTTGCCTTTCTCGACCCAAGCATGGGGGGCAATCCTGTACCCAGGGACTGTCATCTGCCTTGGCAACATGGCCCTCGCATGAGCCAGCTCtcagaaaaacacttttccttttcctttgttttttgttcCCTCCAGTCCGCCATACGTTTCTCTCCCTTCAGATACACAgcacttttattattttttgctatttcCCCTTCACCTTGAGACCCAAGATTTCAGTTTGTGGACCCCTTAAAGTTTTCCACTGTATGATGAATTCAAATTTAATGGTATTTgccttaattttcttaatttcactTTGATGAGCTCCTTACAAATGATTTGCAGGTTAGGGCTTGCCAAACCATTCCTGCTGTACTTTGACCACCTAACTTGTGCAGTGTGGAGAGATCAGAAGGGTGAATTTCATAGTAAAGGTCGTTCTCAACACTTTGGAGTGCAAGGGACCTTTCCAGCATTCTTGGAGAACACTTCCTGCTCCAGGTacctgcagggcagctgcttcAGAAGTTGCACTCGAGTTCGCGCTGAGCCACGTGTATTGTGCTATCGATAAGGAGGACACAGCGGCTGCTGGAGTCGTCCTGCGTGCTTGCATTTTGAGAAGATTCTGAAGTAATTGTCCACATGGAAAAGTGTGTTGCTTAGCCACCCACAGCGTGAATGTACATATAGACAagttctcaaaggaaaaaaaaaaagttatgtacCAGTAACTGTAATTCTTTGAGATATGCTGTCTATTTGTAACTTCACTATAcaccctcctccccctctcTTCTCAGTATCTTTTCAGGTTCATGGGTTAAGTGACACTGAGGGTCCTATAATCACATCCTACAGGTACTGACTGCTAAGACACAAACATCTCCAGTTTGAGTGTTTGCGGTATGGACAGCCACAGTGTACACTTACATACACACCACACATTTCAAAGAGCTGCTTTCTGGTAAGTAGCGTTCCTTAATCATCATGTTGGTTATAGTGTAGGTATTTGGCATGCAGTGTGtgcttttggggtttcttttcctctgcttttttaacCAGACAGCTATAGTGTGAGGAATTTTTTCTAGCAATTTTAACTCTGACCTCTCACAGTGCCTCTAAGAACTTGTATCTGTCCCCAAAAGACATTCTTTAGAGCATCAAGACTTCCAGCAGACATAATTCAGTGAAATGCAAATTcttcagcctgaccttggttttacatttctgtcctggtttgtttttctgtactttgaataacatttcctttgctttgctttttttcctacctttttGCAACTATGTATCTTGTAATTTTCTGTACTAAAGAAAGCAGCAAT
Coding sequences within:
- the CFAP36 gene encoding cilia- and flagella-associated protein 36, yielding MAAEEEGDVEWVVDTIAGFLQGPAWSIPILEFMEQKCEVFDDEEESKLSYTEIYKEYQALVEKLLEDYLKEVGINEEKFQEAFSSPLAKTRTSQAILQTVLAAEDFRLFKKMMVQKNIEMQLQAIRIIKERNGVLPDCLTEGSDVFSEIEEEEMKILREVLRKSKEEYETEQERKRTEEARGKLKSPDVSYSSPGDSREAIKVKESMEGADDSEGTPKLPLEESQKYAREDLKPVRPLPKGTESLPQPSCTKGKDDIKKRSAGKCSENAAQKAGMEGPNLSELEKQQLKQREDYLKKKRDMLMATKKESRNNVLSPSNSEQKEEESSPKEEMSEEKQRLLQKRKMLAEKLKEEVINKR